The following proteins are encoded in a genomic region of Helicobacter macacae MIT 99-5501:
- a CDS encoding transporter substrate-binding domain-containing protein, translating to MRFQHFTRFRLFYFTRFCLNNFTLRFYSIKIPKMSLPFLFGAAMISLLCLQGCKDSSTITMATAAEFRPFEFMEGEEVRGIDIDIAREIAKRLNKQLEIKKMKFDSIIVATSSGTADIAISAITINPTREKMVDFTTPYYEASQVAIVKKGDSRFINIASKDELLEKIASIKDIKIAVAVGTTGHFFAAGDKELDFGGFQNAEVKAYSNASVAMKALQHSQVDIMIIDEMVATVLSRAWWNPNATLLPFRLTQEQYGIAINKSKTKLKESIQKALDEIKNDGTLEKIITSYL from the coding sequence ATGAGATTTCAACACTTCACAAGATTTCGTTTATTTTACTTCACAAGATTTTGCTTAAACAATTTTACTTTGAGATTTTACTCTATAAAAATACCAAAAATGTCTTTACCATTTTTATTTGGTGCTGCGATGATTTCTTTGCTTTGCTTGCAAGGCTGCAAAGATAGTAGCACGATTACTATGGCGACTGCTGCGGAGTTTCGTCCATTTGAGTTTATGGAGGGCGAAGAGGTTAGAGGGATTGACATTGATATAGCAAGAGAGATAGCCAAGCGACTAAATAAACAACTAGAGATAAAAAAGATGAAGTTTGATTCTATCATCGTGGCTACAAGCAGTGGCACAGCAGACATTGCTATAAGCGCAATAACTATAAACCCTACACGCGAAAAAATGGTGGATTTTACCACACCCTATTATGAAGCAAGTCAAGTAGCCATAGTCAAAAAAGGAGATTCTCGCTTCATAAATATCGCTAGCAAAGATGAGCTACTAGAAAAAATCGCTTCCATAAAAGACATAAAAATCGCCGTAGCCGTAGGCACGACAGGGCATTTTTTTGCCGCAGGCGATAAGGAGCTGGACTTTGGCGGGTTTCAAAACGCAGAAGTGAAAGCATATTCTAATGCTTCTGTCGCTATGAAAGCACTGCAACACTCTCAAGTAGATATTATGATAATTGATGAAATGGTAGCTACCGTGCTTTCTAGGGCTTGGTGGAATCCTAACGCCACTCTTTTGCCTTTTAGGCTCACACAAGAGCAATACGGCATAGCTATCAACAAATCAAAAACCAAACTAAAAGAATCCATACAAAAAGCCCTAGATGAAATCAAAAATGACGGCACGCTAGAGAAAATCATCACTTCATATTTGTAG
- a CDS encoding uroporphyrinogen-III synthase, which produces MREIVLVNSKPFRDIKTLVVNEIVHFPLHSALIEAHISPANPKRDIQALIFTSKHAIKALAKEIDSRPQMSEFYQIPSFVIGAGSAQSLQKYNFTLEYISPDSHGEGFANELVEKLKGKNALYIRAKKIVSRLDERLSEAKVSLKQVIAYENKTKILPQELKPAPRSIVIFTAPSNYYSFVQNFGWDGSYVAIAIGMTTFGVLAKEITRYVAPKQSIESCVEFAQEIAHIYP; this is translated from the coding sequence ATGCGTGAAATCGTGCTAGTAAATTCTAAACCATTTAGAGATATAAAGACTTTGGTGGTAAATGAAATAGTGCATTTTCCACTACATAGCGCACTTATCGAAGCACATATATCTCCTGCAAATCCAAAACGAGATATTCAAGCTCTCATTTTCACTTCCAAGCACGCCATAAAAGCCCTTGCCAAAGAGATAGATTCTCGCCCGCAAATGAGTGAGTTTTATCAAATCCCTAGCTTTGTCATCGGGGCAGGTAGCGCACAAAGCTTGCAAAAATACAACTTCACCCTTGAGTATATCTCGCCTGATTCGCACGGAGAGGGATTTGCAAATGAGTTAGTAGAAAAGCTAAAAGGCAAAAACGCGCTTTATATCCGCGCCAAAAAAATCGTATCAAGGCTTGATGAGAGACTAAGCGAAGCAAAAGTCTCCCTAAAGCAAGTCATCGCCTATGAAAACAAAACCAAAATCCTCCCCCAAGAGCTAAAGCCCGCTCCTCGCTCTATTGTGATATTTACCGCACCGAGCAATTACTACTCGTTTGTGCAAAATTTTGGCTGGGATGGAAGCTATGTGGCTATCGCTATTGGAATGACGACTTTTGGTGTGCTAGCAAAGGAAATCACGCGATATGTCGCTCCAAAGCAAAGTATTGAGAGCTGTGTGGAGTTTGCCCAAGAAATCGCACATATTTATCCGTAA
- the bioD gene encoding ATP-dependent dethiobiotin synthetase BioD encodes MAQIYVAGIHTDAGKTHFSAAFCKAFGYSYFKLIQAGTPTDTQRVSELLKLSQDKECKHHSVSTIRHKNQKNNSDTKMANNSQTKICQTKINQTKIHKAKIHKEGISLATPTSPHIAKIRENIYYDKIPLPQDENCLIELAGGLYTPFDEHCCMIDFMRENPVATVLVGRYYLGCINHILLSLQALKQANIKVLCLVMSGRDSAQDDLANESDLIDRFISDYALVPIVHLPFFEDRVDDFVHSAEVLYEEISEKVDFGF; translated from the coding sequence ATGGCACAAATCTATGTCGCAGGAATCCACACAGACGCGGGCAAAACCCACTTTAGTGCGGCATTTTGTAAGGCGTTTGGTTATAGCTATTTCAAACTTATCCAAGCAGGCACACCCACAGATACACAGCGCGTAAGCGAGCTACTAAAGCTATCGCAAGACAAAGAGTGCAAACACCATAGTGTAAGCACCATAAGGCATAAAAATCAAAAAAACAATAGCGACACAAAAATGGCAAACAATTCTCAAACAAAGATTTGCCAAACAAAAATCAATCAAACAAAGATTCATAAAGCAAAAATTCATAAAGAGGGCATAAGTCTAGCCACTCCCACTTCCCCACACATAGCCAAAATCCGCGAAAATATTTACTATGACAAAATCCCTTTGCCACAAGATGAAAACTGCCTTATTGAGCTAGCAGGTGGGCTATACACACCATTTGATGAGCACTGCTGTATGATTGACTTTATGCGAGAAAATCCTGTTGCGACCGTGCTTGTGGGGCGATATTATCTAGGGTGTATAAATCACATTTTGCTTAGCTTGCAAGCATTAAAGCAAGCTAACATAAAAGTGCTATGCCTTGTGATGAGTGGCAGAGATTCTGCGCAAGATGATTTGGCAAATGAGAGTGATTTGATTGATAGATTTATCAGCGATTACGCGCTTGTGCCTATCGTGCATCTGCCCTTTTTTGAAGATAGGGTAGATGATTTTGTGCATAGTGCAGAGGTGCTGTATGAAGAAATAAGTGAGAAAGTGGATTTTGGATTTTAG
- a CDS encoding FeoA family protein yields MTSNTANALDTLETTTLNAITLDECKPNHCYKITSIHFTNQAIKERLASFGVVRGALCTILCAAPNKATLSIQVNQTLVALRGEEAKLIFVEPIHR; encoded by the coding sequence ATGACTTCAAACACAGCAAATGCACTAGACACACTAGAGACAACCACGCTAAATGCAATCACACTTGATGAGTGCAAGCCAAATCACTGCTACAAAATCACTTCTATCCATTTCACAAACCAAGCTATCAAAGAGAGGCTTGCTTCTTTTGGTGTCGTGCGTGGTGCGCTTTGCACGATACTATGTGCCGCACCAAACAAAGCTACACTATCTATACAAGTAAACCAAACGCTTGTCGCACTGCGCGGGGAGGAAGCAAAGCTGATTTTTGTCGAGCCCATTCATCGCTAG
- the nth gene encoding endonuclease III: MCALSNKKLANQKSSTQSKALQSKKTQSNKSKTTIKPSDIATIKSRFLSHYPNAKTELVYANTYQLLVCVMLSAQCTDKRVNIVTPALFASYPTPAALSQANIDELKEIIKSVSFFNNKATNLIKMATQVMDRFGGEIPTTQEELKSLAGVGQKTANVVLIESQEANVMAVDTHCFRVAHRLGLSNAKSPLDTEADLTNAFRDNLATLHQAFVLFGRYICKAVKPLCQQCFLQEFCLSKSNFKPA, encoded by the coding sequence ATGTGTGCTTTATCAAACAAAAAACTAGCAAACCAAAAATCCTCCACACAATCCAAAGCACTGCAATCCAAAAAGACACAATCCAACAAATCAAAAACTACCATAAAGCCTAGCGACATTGCCACTATCAAGTCTCGCTTCTTATCCCACTACCCAAATGCAAAAACAGAGCTAGTCTATGCAAACACATATCAGCTTTTGGTATGTGTGATGCTCTCTGCCCAATGCACTGATAAGCGTGTAAATATCGTTACACCTGCACTTTTTGCTAGCTATCCCACACCTGCCGCACTCTCTCAAGCAAACATTGATGAGCTAAAAGAAATTATAAAATCTGTTTCGTTTTTTAACAACAAAGCTACAAATCTAATCAAAATGGCAACGCAAGTAATGGATAGATTTGGCGGGGAAATCCCAACCACTCAAGAGGAGCTAAAATCTCTCGCAGGTGTGGGGCAAAAAACCGCAAATGTCGTGCTGATAGAAAGCCAAGAAGCAAATGTAATGGCGGTAGATACGCACTGCTTTCGCGTAGCCCATAGACTAGGACTAAGCAATGCAAAAAGCCCGCTAGATACAGAAGCGGACTTGACAAACGCCTTTAGGGACAATCTAGCCACGCTACACCAAGCATTTGTGCTATTTGGGAGATACATTTGCAAAGCAGTAAAGCCACTATGCCAGCAGTGCTTTTTGCAAGAATTTTGCCTAAGCAAAAGCAATTTTAAGCCTGCGTAA
- a CDS encoding chemotaxis protein CheX: MEIIKESFFEVINNSIGVSPQESIIPVKRGYLASIDTFSRQRELEVYLVFNKKFLHFMCENFLGEENPSLEALEDMAKELANLVVGHAKVLAQNKNQNFTISTPQYLGVRVIKNYNHGLHFRLKGGGHCSIFMRNKD, encoded by the coding sequence ATGGAAATCATCAAAGAAAGCTTTTTTGAAGTCATCAACAACTCTATCGGAGTTTCCCCACAAGAATCCATAATCCCCGTGAAAAGAGGGTATCTAGCCTCGATAGATACTTTTAGCAGGCAACGCGAGCTAGAAGTCTATCTTGTGTTTAATAAGAAGTTTTTGCACTTTATGTGTGAGAATTTTTTGGGCGAGGAAAATCCTAGCTTAGAAGCACTAGAAGATATGGCAAAAGAGCTTGCAAATCTCGTAGTAGGGCACGCAAAAGTTTTAGCACAAAATAAAAACCAAAATTTCACTATCTCCACACCACAATATCTCGGCGTGCGCGTGATAAAAAACTACAATCACGGCTTGCATTTTCGCTTAAAAGGTGGCGGGCATTGCAGTATCTTTATGCGAAACAAAGACTAG
- the fliN gene encoding flagellar motor switch protein FliN gives MAKEQKSILDRKRTHTPEEIELATYLEEMMEDYEGLLDMGVVFTADLGSTKIPLAEILKFEKGSIIDLQKPAGESIDVFVNGRIVGKGEVMVYERSLAIRLNEILDSNAIIYYIARTSPYE, from the coding sequence ATGGCAAAAGAGCAAAAATCTATCCTTGATAGAAAGCGCACCCACACTCCAGAGGAAATCGAGCTTGCTACATATCTAGAAGAGATGATGGAGGATTATGAGGGATTGCTTGATATGGGTGTGGTTTTTACCGCCGATTTGGGCTCTACTAAGATTCCGCTTGCAGAAATACTAAAGTTTGAAAAAGGCTCAATCATTGATTTGCAAAAGCCAGCAGGGGAGAGTATAGATGTGTTTGTAAATGGCAGAATAGTAGGCAAAGGCGAAGTAATGGTGTATGAAAGAAGCCTAGCGATTCGCCTAAATGAAATCCTAGATTCCAATGCGATAATCTACTATATCGCTAGGACAAGTCCTTACGAATAA
- a CDS encoding energy transducer TonB, protein MRQAEALSVGYSNSEDRFWVSLLLSVVLHCCIIAIVWFINEQLKKPKLHKVELENILFLKRGDSLDKNDNKEGMTPPSLASPDSAPTTPPSKPTPNTQEAEYREQRQSKRVPLPKQESKKTYQSLNQMSQPAQQPSKARDRTTSRAISELYGREWGDLGSEEKDFVTSNLRQIARITQSYLEYPQAAGYLGQQGENAVEFYLLPNGDIEGLRLIRSSKYKLLDDNSTKTIRIAFKDYPRPKKRTLIRFHITYKLH, encoded by the coding sequence ATGAGACAAGCAGAAGCTCTTAGTGTGGGGTATAGCAATAGCGAGGATAGATTTTGGGTTTCTTTGCTTTTGTCTGTTGTTTTGCATTGCTGTATCATAGCGATAGTTTGGTTTATAAACGAGCAGCTAAAAAAGCCAAAACTCCACAAAGTCGAACTAGAAAATATTTTGTTTCTAAAGCGTGGGGATAGCCTAGATAAAAACGACAACAAAGAGGGAATGACACCACCCTCTCTTGCAAGTCCAGATAGCGCACCGACAACCCCTCCATCTAAGCCCACGCCAAATACTCAAGAAGCGGAGTATAGAGAGCAAAGACAAAGCAAAAGAGTGCCACTCCCAAAGCAAGAATCCAAAAAAACATATCAATCTTTAAACCAAATGAGCCAACCCGCACAGCAACCTTCCAAAGCGAGAGACCGCACTACTTCGCGTGCTATTAGCGAGCTGTATGGACGAGAATGGGGGGATTTGGGCAGTGAGGAAAAAGACTTCGTAACGAGCAATCTACGACAAATCGCTCGCATAACCCAAAGCTACTTAGAATACCCACAAGCTGCGGGCTATCTAGGACAGCAGGGAGAAAATGCCGTAGAATTTTACCTCCTACCAAATGGCGACATAGAGGGGCTTAGGCTTATTCGCAGCTCCAAGTATAAGCTACTTGATGATAATTCTACAAAAACCATACGAATTGCTTTCAAAGATTATCCTCGTCCCAAAAAACGCACGCTTATTAGATTTCATATCACTTATAAACTGCACTAG
- the pyrC gene encoding dihydroorotase — MRLKLTNPLDMHLHLRDEAMLKSVLHFSASRFAGALIMPNLNPPIDSLDLANAYKSRILDALDFLSKHQQKQSKKTQQDTQPTIKNFYPFLALYITDNLSLDELEKCAKNGYRILKLYPKGATTGSESGVKSILSQKMRDIFACAQDLGMILCIHGESAGEALQREYEFGEIFAYIASHYPRLKIIIEHLSDHRSLPLLEEFDNIYATLTLHHITLDISALIGGSLQPHYFCKPVLKRVIDREALARYALSANPKVSFGSDSAPHSLYAKLTQGAAGIFSAPCLLEQLAEFFEAHDCLQNLQAFVSDNAMKIYELQSHFSSLPPKIITLEKSTNAIPNVVHIKSSSHDTKASHAKECDFTKSSDYDKFATECVIPFRAGEQVGWKLC; from the coding sequence ATGCGCTTAAAACTTACAAACCCGCTTGATATGCACTTGCACTTACGCGATGAAGCTATGCTAAAATCCGTGCTACACTTTAGTGCGAGTAGGTTTGCGGGTGCACTGATAATGCCAAATCTAAATCCCCCAATCGATTCGCTAGATTTGGCTAATGCGTATAAAAGTAGGATTTTGGACGCGCTAGATTTTCTCTCAAAACACCAACAAAAGCAATCAAAAAAAACACAGCAAGACACACAACCCACAATCAAAAATTTTTATCCATTTTTGGCTTTGTATATTACCGATAATCTTAGCCTAGATGAGCTAGAAAAATGTGCTAAGAACGGATATAGGATTCTAAAACTTTATCCAAAAGGTGCTACCACAGGGAGTGAAAGCGGCGTAAAATCTATCCTTAGTCAAAAAATGCGTGATATTTTTGCTTGTGCGCAGGACTTGGGTATGATACTTTGCATACACGGGGAGAGCGCGGGGGAGGCTTTGCAAAGAGAATATGAGTTTGGCGAGATTTTTGCCTATATTGCCTCGCATTATCCCAGACTAAAAATCATCATTGAGCACCTTAGCGACCACCGCTCTTTGCCACTTTTAGAAGAGTTTGACAACATTTATGCCACTCTTACGCTACACCATATCACACTTGATATTAGCGCACTTATAGGCGGGAGTTTGCAGCCTCATTATTTTTGCAAGCCCGTGCTAAAGCGCGTGATAGATAGGGAGGCTTTGGCACGATATGCTTTGAGTGCAAATCCAAAAGTTAGCTTTGGCTCTGACTCTGCTCCGCATAGCTTGTATGCCAAACTCACACAAGGTGCGGCAGGGATTTTTAGCGCACCGTGTCTTTTGGAGCAGTTAGCGGAGTTTTTTGAAGCACACGATTGCTTGCAGAATTTGCAAGCCTTTGTAAGTGATAATGCGATGAAAATCTATGAGCTACAATCCCACTTTTCCTCGCTTCCACCAAAAATCATCACGCTAGAAAAATCTACAAACGCGATTCCAAATGTCGTGCATATCAAATCTAGCTCGCACGACACAAAAGCAAGCCACGCTAAAGAATGTGATTTTACAAAATCTAGCGATTATGATAAGTTTGCCACAGAGTGTGTTATTCCATTTCGCGCAGGCGAGCAAGTAGGGTGGAAACTCTGCTAA
- a CDS encoding motility associated factor glycosyltransferase family protein translates to MQLDNFTKNLSVLQSIDPALFCALTNCKPNEKYEVFMDSDPANYNIIDKGDTDKNPSKNPNEILDKHTQSNITQNDSALNNQTSDNPIPNNPTPNNPTPMYLSKPIDEIMQKNTELVGYSYYPFLYIYGLGNGVLLKLLFNEQRQRIVVFEPELEVIFIVLNLLDFSSELQSQKLVIIHSKQANYIRIDSLFDSNKYARIFVKTYDLLLSCNYYEKYQDDILRINGYFIKAIEQAVVSVGNDAKDSLVGILHHIINLPDALRSPNVDALYSALRGRDTAIIISTGPSLHKQLPLLKSITPYATLLCIDASFPILYKHGIKPDIVISLERVKESAKFYTDTPKIAQEGVIFALTSIVHSDTKNAITKGVKQFSFRPFGYTSLFEFHEYGYLGVGMSAANMAYEIARGAKFKRCVFIGQDLAFGDDGNTHSQDAIYGTKERQYKQEGIMIPKYGGGGEVETSKVWKLFLHFFEKDIAHTQGMEVINSTEGGARIHGTKEIPFAKVCEMIKSSPKSSLNLTPPSQKISQKNIILAYKKCLDIINYGTKQKKRIERLFLRLVKELEKVEKLNKKGQLDRIDFDKLSDLSEQLEGIKSLFSELKFTNYFLDAIQSYIFHQELDIAKVVATYTQDDDALKAKQLEWLYYHKYWLFSLAGGIDCVIESIKRGLGQWSEEDNAILKKAGVKILEIQSSAKSSD, encoded by the coding sequence ATGCAACTAGATAATTTCACAAAAAATCTCTCTGTCCTGCAAAGCATAGACCCAGCACTTTTTTGCGCGCTAACAAACTGCAAGCCAAATGAAAAATATGAAGTGTTTATGGATAGCGACCCTGCTAATTATAATATTATCGATAAAGGCGACACAGATAAAAATCCAAGCAAAAACCCAAATGAGATTTTGGATAAACACACACAAAGCAATATAACTCAAAATGATTCTGCGCTAAATAACCAAACCTCTGATAATCCAATCCCCAATAACCCCACCCCCAATAATCCCACTCCTATGTATCTCTCCAAACCCATAGATGAGATAATGCAAAAAAACACCGAGTTAGTAGGCTACTCATATTACCCGTTTTTGTATATTTATGGGCTTGGAAATGGCGTGCTACTAAAGCTACTTTTTAATGAACAACGACAGCGCATTGTCGTATTTGAGCCAGAATTGGAGGTTATTTTTATCGTGCTAAATCTGCTTGATTTCTCAAGCGAACTACAAAGTCAAAAGCTAGTGATTATCCACTCTAAGCAGGCAAATTATATTCGTATAGATTCTCTATTTGATAGCAACAAATACGCTAGAATCTTTGTAAAAACCTATGATTTGCTACTTTCGTGCAACTATTATGAAAAATACCAAGATGATATTTTGCGCATAAATGGTTATTTTATCAAAGCCATTGAGCAAGCCGTAGTGAGTGTAGGAAATGATGCAAAAGATTCTCTAGTAGGAATTTTGCATCACATAATAAACCTACCAGATGCCCTGCGCTCGCCAAATGTCGATGCGCTATATAGCGCACTGCGCGGTAGAGATACGGCTATCATCATATCCACAGGTCCTAGCCTACACAAGCAGCTTCCATTGCTAAAATCTATTACACCTTATGCGACTTTGCTTTGCATTGATGCGAGCTTCCCTATCCTATATAAGCACGGCATAAAGCCAGACATTGTAATAAGCCTAGAGCGCGTAAAAGAAAGTGCTAAATTTTACACTGATACACCAAAGATTGCCCAAGAGGGCGTGATATTTGCACTTACTTCTATCGTGCATAGCGATACCAAAAACGCCATAACAAAAGGCGTAAAGCAATTTAGCTTCCGTCCATTTGGCTACACGAGCCTTTTTGAATTTCACGAGTATGGTTATCTAGGTGTGGGAATGAGCGCGGCAAATATGGCGTATGAAATCGCTAGGGGAGCGAAATTTAAGCGGTGTGTGTTTATCGGGCAGGATTTGGCTTTTGGCGATGATGGAAACACACACTCACAAGATGCGATATATGGCACAAAAGAGAGGCAATACAAGCAAGAGGGCATAATGATACCCAAATACGGCGGTGGAGGCGAGGTAGAAACTAGCAAGGTTTGGAAGCTGTTTTTGCATTTTTTTGAAAAAGACATAGCCCACACGCAAGGTATGGAAGTGATAAACTCCACAGAGGGCGGCGCACGCATACACGGCACAAAAGAAATCCCCTTTGCCAAAGTATGCGAAATGATAAAATCTAGCCCAAAATCTAGCCTAAATCTAACCCCTCCAAGCCAAAAGATAAGCCAAAAAAATATAATCCTAGCTTACAAAAAATGCCTAGATATAATCAACTACGGCACAAAGCAAAAAAAGCGCATAGAGAGGTTGTTTTTGCGACTTGTAAAAGAGCTAGAAAAGGTAGAAAAGCTAAACAAAAAAGGACAGCTAGATAGGATAGATTTTGATAAATTAAGTGATTTGAGCGAACAGCTAGAGGGGATAAAATCCCTCTTTAGTGAGCTAAAATTTACCAACTATTTTTTGGACGCGATTCAGTCTTACATTTTTCATCAAGAGCTAGACATAGCCAAAGTCGTGGCGACATACACCCAAGATGATGACGCGCTAAAAGCAAAGCAACTAGAGTGGTTGTATTATCATAAGTATTGGCTTTTTTCGCTTGCAGGTGGGATAGACTGCGTGATAGAATCCATAAAGCGTGGGCTAGGGCAGTGGAGTGAGGAGGATAATGCTATACTAAAAAAAGCAGGTGTGAAAATACTAGAAATACAATCAAGCGCGAAATCTAGCGATTAG
- a CDS encoding NuoB/complex I 20 kDa subunit family protein, whose amino-acid sequence MTPLRDASLPIALTTIDKLLNWGRSNSLWPLTYGLACCAIEMMATGGSRFDFDRFGTIFRASPRQSDVMIIAGTLTKKHAEYTRRLYDQMPEPKWVISMGSCANTGGMFNTYATVQGVDRIIPVDIYLPGCAPRPETLQYALLVLQRKIRSNKAAPQSLKNPRRVI is encoded by the coding sequence ATGACGCCGCTGCGTGATGCTAGCTTGCCAATCGCACTAACCACGATTGATAAGCTACTAAATTGGGGGAGGAGTAATTCTCTTTGGCCACTTACCTATGGGCTTGCTTGCTGTGCGATAGAGATGATGGCGACAGGGGGAAGTCGCTTTGATTTTGATAGATTTGGCACGATATTTCGGGCTAGTCCTAGACAAAGTGATGTGATGATTATCGCAGGCACACTTACCAAAAAGCACGCCGAATACACTCGCAGACTATATGACCAAATGCCAGAGCCAAAGTGGGTTATTTCTATGGGTAGTTGCGCGAACACAGGCGGAATGTTTAACACCTATGCTACCGTGCAAGGAGTAGATAGAATCATACCTGTGGATATTTACTTGCCCGGGTGTGCCCCGCGTCCAGAGACTTTGCAATACGCCCTCTTGGTGCTTCAGCGCAAAATCCGCTCAAACAAGGCAGCCCCACAAAGCCTAAAAAACCCTAGACGCGTGATTTAG
- a CDS encoding NADH-quinone oxidoreductase subunit C, which produces MPQNTYQSTDTTCQSTHTATCHKPHKDVQRHSYHTPRFYQPALTPKAAIEGSAWEVIYNHISYFHKVDLAYVELGCAVLWIESSDILPVLTRLKSLGYETLSEMSAIDKLALEKDESGADKSSGQFELFYQLHALNSSFKDKRRIRIKCAINEGEQVDSIHSLFSLALWSEREAYDMFGIRFRNHPNLSRLLMPRDWVGHPLLRSYPLQGDEYASWYEVDKIFGKEYREVIGAEQRDSARIDESEVRNFARIDELGEQSDPLYIEASKSLFVRNISKEKKEILSKRK; this is translated from the coding sequence ATGCCACAAAATACTTATCAGTCCACCGACACCACTTGCCAAAGCACTCACACAGCCACTTGCCACAAACCTCACAAAGATGTCCAAAGACACTCTTATCATACTCCTAGATTTTATCAGCCAGCCCTCACACCAAAAGCCGCGATAGAGGGTAGCGCGTGGGAAGTGATATACAATCATATCAGCTATTTTCACAAAGTGGATTTAGCTTATGTCGAGCTAGGCTGTGCGGTGCTGTGGATAGAATCAAGCGATATTTTACCTGTTTTGACTAGACTAAAATCTCTAGGCTATGAGACTTTGAGTGAAATGAGTGCGATAGATAAACTAGCTTTGGAAAAAGATGAGAGTGGCGCAGATAAAAGTAGCGGGCAATTTGAGCTATTTTATCAGCTTCACGCGTTAAATTCTAGCTTCAAAGACAAGCGCAGAATCCGCATAAAATGCGCTATCAATGAGGGAGAACAAGTAGATTCTATCCACTCGCTTTTTTCTCTAGCACTTTGGAGTGAGCGTGAAGCGTATGATATGTTTGGGATAAGGTTTAGAAACCACCCCAATCTATCACGACTACTTATGCCGCGCGATTGGGTGGGACACCCGCTTTTGCGCTCATATCCTTTGCAGGGAGATGAATATGCTAGCTGGTATGAGGTGGATAAAATCTTTGGCAAAGAGTATAGAGAAGTCATCGGCGCAGAGCAGCGTGATAGTGCTAGAATCGATGAAAGTGAGGTGAGAAACTTCGCTAGAATCGATGAGCTAGGAGAGCAGAGCGACCCGCTATATATAGAAGCGTCCAAGTCGCTATTTGTGCGAAATATCTCCAAAGAGAAAAAAGAGATTTTAAGCAAAAGAAAATAA